The segment ATAGATGTAAAAATGGATCAAGACACCATCAGGCTCTACAACGTGCACCTCGCATCCATGGAGCTCCAGCTCGGTCAATACAAGCAATCAGACCACTATCTCACCAAAATAAAAGACCTGTTTCAGCGACTCAAAAATGGTGCAATCAACCGTTCCAATCAAATCGAACAGTTGATTCTCCATACGCAAAATTGCCCCTACCCTTATCTGATTGCGGGTGACTTCAATGATACTCCATACAGCTACAACTACCACACGCTGAGCCGATATTATAGCAATGTCTTTGAAAAAGTGGGCCAAGGTTTTGGTTTCAGCTTCAACAGCACGTTGTTCTTTCTGCGGATCGATCACCACTTCACTAACCCTGAAATAGAGCCAGTGAGTTTTGAAGTGGACCGCAGTATAAAGACCTCAGACCATTTCCCCACCAGAGGCCTATACCGCATCAATCATTAGTGTCGTGATAGGAGTCATCAGTCTACTCTCACCATGTAGACCCGAGCATCATCGGAGATAACCTCACCGTCTTCCATGACAATCAATATATCGTCCTCCATCATCCAATATTCATTTTCGCTGCTCTTGAATGAATCCGTATCACTGATGATGAGTTGTCCTTTGTCGTTGATTTTCCATTGTCCCATCTCTACCTCTGGATCAGAGCCAAAAGCCGTAGCTGTAATCTTGCACTTCCCGTTGTCTAGAAACTGGAACTGAATATCCAGTTCATCGATGATACCACTCACGAACGAGCCTGTGGCCTGCATGATGACACGTGCCAGAGCGTTGTCTTCGTCATCCATCTCTTCTTCTAAAAAATCGTCTCCCAGATCAATTTTCAATTGCCATGTCCCAGCCAAATCCTTGGCTCTTACTTTTTTTGGTTGGGCCTCAGCCATAAACATGGTCATCACCAAGATCAAAATCGCAAATATGCTTTTCATATATATTGAGTTTAAAATTACAATTTCATGTACTATGTATTGCAAGGTACATAACAAACTACAATACTGAAAGAACTTGAACAAGGTTGCAGAAAATGAATCATTTCAGTTCAGTAAACTCCATCAACGCCGGAATCACTCTTTCAGATTTATTAAAATTCACTAGATGTAGTGATTGCATCCTACCTGCGTCGCTACCTACATTTGCACATTATTCATAACAAGTCTAAATAAAAACAATGCTCAAAATATTCGCTACAATCATCCTACCGCATATTATTTGCTTTGCCAGTATGGCACAGTCAATCAGCGGCATCATCACGGATGAGCAGGGCGAGGCATTGCCAGGTGCAACCATTCAATTGATGGGAGGAACCAAAGGTGCTGCTACAGACATGGGTGGTAGATTTTTGATCCAAGAACTGACCAAAGGCAAACATCGACTTAAAATATCCGCCATAGGGTATGATTCTCAGGTTGTCGAACTAGACACTCGAACCCAAGAAACACAGACACTCAATATAAAGCTTCTAGAAAGTATAACCAGTCTCAACGAAATAACCATTACTGGAAAATCAGAAGCTACCCTCGTTCGTGAGCAGGCCTATGCAGTATCAGTAGTAGAGGCCAAAACCTTTAAGAATGCCAGCACAGATGTCAATCAGATACTAAACCGAGTTTCTGGAATCAACATTAGGCAAAGTGGCGGTATGGGATCAAGTTTCAACTTGTCATTAAATGGTTTGTCCGGCAACCGTGTACGGACTTTTATCAATGGCATACCGATGGATTATTTCGGTTCTTCATTGAGTCTCAACAACTTCCCGGCCAACCTTGTCAGTACCATTGAGATATACAAAGGAGCCGTACCGATCCATTTGTCATCCGATGCACTCGGGGGAGCCATCAACATCATCACGGATACACGCCCTATCACTTACTTGGATGCTTCCTACTCCTTTGGTTCATTCAACACGCATACTGGTGCGCTCAACGGCCAGTGGCATGACAAGAAATCTGGGTTGACCTTGCGAGTAAAATCATTTTACAACCACTCTGACAATGACTACCCTATCGATGTACAAATCCTCAACACAGAAACAGGAAAACTAGATGATGAATACACCGAGGTGAAACGCTTTCATGATGCGTACGATTCCAAAATGGCATGGATCGAAGTAGGTATCATGAATAAATCCTATGCAGACGAGCTCATGGTAGGTGCTGTAGTATCTGATAACTACAAAGAATTGCAGCAGAATCCCTATGCCACTGGAACCTCCGCATACCCTGTCGGAGAGGCTACTGCTCAATCCGACATCAAAATTATCAACCTCTCTTATCGCAAAAAGAACCTACTTGTCGAAAACCTCAACACCAGAGCTTATGCGGTTTACTTAGATTCCAATGAAGAATATCTGGACATCAGTGCCAATCAATACGACTGGTTCGGTGACTACAAACCAGATGTACACCCCACCACTGGAGAACTAGGGAGAAAAACACACTTTTACCTCAACAGAAAGAATTTTTTGGCGAATGCCAATGCTGAGTACGCCATCACTGCGCAGCACAACCTATCTATCAACTACTCGATCAATCGTCTTGAGTTGCAAGGACATGACGATTACCAACCGCAAAACAACACACAGTTTAGCAACCCAAACTTGACCAACAAGCAAGTAATTGGTCTGGGATACACCAACAATGCCCTATCTGACCGTCTGAAGACAACGGTTTTTGGCAAGAGTTATCATTATTTGCTCCAAAGCAATGTAGCTGAGTACGATGGAGAAGACACCGAACTCTTCGAAACCAAAGAACAAAAAATAGGTTATGGATTGGCTTCTACGTTCTTTCTCAAAACAAACATCCAATTGAAGGTCTCTTATGAAAAAGCCTACCGCTTTCCCGAGTCTTATGAGATGTATGGCGATGGGCTCAACGTCATCCCTAATCCTGAATTGATCCCTGAGTCGAGCAACAACTTCAATGTAGGCATGAGATTCAACTCGATCTCCGAGCGCAGCAATCAATACATGATAGAAGTCAATGGTTTTGTACGAGACAGCAGAGACTATATACGCTTCGAACCAAGACTCAACCGCAGTACGTATGTCAACGACAAAAGTGTATTAGCCAAAGGCATTGACCTAGCAGCTCGGTATGCAATTGCCAGTCAGTTCACCATAGGTCTGGGCGGCACCTACCTCGACCTACGAAACAATGACAAGTCTAGCTCCTTGTATGGAGACCGTCTCCCTAACGAACCTTTCCTGTTTGGCAATTTGATCTTGTCTTATCAAAAGGCTAACCTATTCATGAAGTCGGATCAATTGTCTATCACCAACACCAATAGATATGTTCATGACTTTTATCTCAAATGGCCCAGCCTAGCTGCTCAAGGCAAATCGACCATCCAATCTCGATTTACCAATGATTTGCAACTGACCTACAGCTTACAAGAGGGGCGATACAACCTGTCGTTCCTAGTATCCAACATCATGGATGCCAAAGTCTACGACAATTTCAACCAACAAAATCCAGGTAGAGCCTTCAATCTCAAACTACGGTACTTCATTAGTAAAAATTAATTATAAAACAAATCATGAAAAAGCAGTTTATACACATAGCAGTAGGGATTTTGACCGCTGCATTTACACTTACCTCTTGTCAAGAAGACGAAGGTGGTTCTACTCAATCACAGTTTTTAGTAGGAATAGAAGCTGAATCAGATACTGACGTGATCGTCGGAGCGGATGACTTCTCGACTGGCATCATCTCACCATTGGGACAAGGTGTCGAACAACCTGCTTGGATGTCATTTTATCAAATAGGCAATACATTTGTCGCTACTGGCTACTCTAGTGACAACATGGTGACTGGATACAGAATGGTAGATGGTGTTTTGACAGATGTAGGTTCGCTCATCACAGAGCTAAACATCTATGGAATGGTAGAAATAGATGAAAACACTGCACTCGGAGTAGGCATCACCCGAGCTGGCTATGAGGACAGAATATTCTACACGATAGATTTGACCAGTATGTCCATTTCTAAGAGGACTTATACCAAGATCGACGAGCGCCAAGAAGAAGGTTTGGTAGCTTGGCCAACTGGTATGGTTGTACAAGGAGATAAACTCTATGTTGCATACTACCTCATGGGTGCGGGCGAAAAAGAAGGAGTTCCTGCATTTGCTACTCCTAATTCTAATCAAGCACGTGTAGCAGTATATTCATATCCAGAAATGGAATTTGAGAAAATCATGACAGATGATCGTACCTCTGATATAGGACTCTATGCTGGACTAAACTCTATCATGGAGACCGAAAACGGAGACATTTACTCCTTCTCAACATCAGGACTGGCTTCTTATTTCAACCCTGTACCAACCAACCCATCAGGATTCCTAAGAATAAAAGAGGGGGAAACCGAATTTGACGATAGTTACTTTTTCAATTTCGAAGAGGCAAGTGGCGGATTCAAAATCACACAAGCCTTCTATGCAGGAAAAGACAAAATGATTGTCAGAATGATCAAAGAAGATGTAACCAATCCTGATTATTTCGGAGCTAGCTTCGGTCCTTATCCAGAACCAGAAACTGCCATATGCTACATGGCAATTGCCGACTTAGAAACTAAAACCGTCACTCAACTAGATATACCAGCACATGGCGGTGGATGGGGCATGGCCAACCTGGTGCATGACGGCAAAGCGTATGTCAACATCAGTACTTCGGTGGATGCATACATCTACGAAATAGATCCATCAGCAGCCACTGCACTCAAAGGAGCTCAAATTGACGGCAACTATGCTAAAGCATTTGCTGCAATCAAATAAGACTATTCATCAATCATTGAAGAGCGTGTCCAAGCCTGAGTTTGGACACGCTATCACAATTTTACCAATATGAGAAAAATTATTACAAGCATAGCCATACTATTGGCGGTCACATCGAGCAGCATGGCGCACTACATGTGGGTAGAGACTAGCTCTGCGGGTAGCATCAACCAAGCACAAGACATACGTGTGTACTTCGGAGAATACACCTACGGTCTGGAGGAAAAAGTTGGAGATGAAGCATTCACCAAAGTCCAAGACTTTAGCCTTTGGGTTGTAAGTCCTAGTGGAAAAAAAACCACACTTAAAACAAAGGAACAAGAGACATACTACTTAGCCTCATTTGTACCCAAAGAAAACGGTACTTACACCGTCATACTCGACAACAACAACATCGGAGTAATAGACTATACGCAATATGATTTTGGAATCTTTAAGACTCATTATCACTCCGTTGCACAAATTCAGGTCGGTGAAACCTCTGGAGAAACCATCGCCCAAAACGAAGAAGGAATCACTGTCAAAAGACTGGCGGCTGACGGAAAGGAAGTGAAACTACAGGTTTTGTACAAAAATGCCCCTTTGGCAAAAAATGAATTGCAAGTATTCGTAGCAGATCAATGGTCCAAAACACTGCATACCGACGAAAATGGCATGGTCAGTTTCGACCGCCCTTGGGAGACCAAATACATCATCGAGACAACCAAAAAAGAAGAAGTGCCTGGTCAATACAAAGGCAAGGATTATCAATTTATCTGGCACTGCGCGACGGTCTGCATCCTTCCATAACTACCACAATAAACACAACAAAATGGTGACTCTAAATTTGATCCTCATCTGGCTCAGCTTTTATCTCTTCTATTTGACTTCCAAAAAGGCGCAAATCGCTCGCTCTTTACCCATAGAAAAATGGATGCACAATCACGCACCCATTGCAAAAGTAATAGGCACTGTTTTGTTGTTTCTATCCCTCTCTGTATCCATCTCCCTCTGGGGAGTAGGGTCTGGTAGTTTGTTCTTTTTCATCATATTGATGACTTTGGGCAGTCTGGTGACCATCATCAGTCCACTGCGTGTCCTCAACTACGTATCCATTTCAGCCATTTCCATTTTGTCATTCGTTTTAGAAATCATATTACCATAGCACATGCCCGCTAATCGCAAATATCTCACCACCTCCACCCACCAGCGTATCGCCAAAATCTCTGCCGCCATCATCGGAGGTTATCTGCTCAGCACAGTCATCCATTTGGCACTTGCCAGCTGGCTCGACAAAGCAACAGTACTGATCACCTCCACTTTTAGTGGATTTATTCTTTGGGTAGTTTTGATGATTTTGGCCTTTTTGAGCCGAAACGGATGGAAAACTTGGGGAATATACCTCTTGATGACAGCTGTATTTGCAGGCATTACTTACCTAGGTACTACATACAATTCGACAATATAATCTCATGGACAAAAGGTCATACAATATTCTTTTTCACCTCCACACAGTCAGTGGCATTGTCATCAGCGTGGTGCTTTTTGTCATTTTCTTTGCAGGTTCTTTTTCGTTTTTCCGCGATGACATTGTCAATTGGGAACGCAACCATACAGTCAATCCGACCGAAAACATAGAAATGGACTATGATGCTGCTTTCGATTCACTTGAATCGAAATACAATCT is part of the Reichenbachiella agarivorans genome and harbors:
- a CDS encoding TonB-dependent receptor, encoding MLKIFATIILPHIICFASMAQSISGIITDEQGEALPGATIQLMGGTKGAATDMGGRFLIQELTKGKHRLKISAIGYDSQVVELDTRTQETQTLNIKLLESITSLNEITITGKSEATLVREQAYAVSVVEAKTFKNASTDVNQILNRVSGINIRQSGGMGSSFNLSLNGLSGNRVRTFINGIPMDYFGSSLSLNNFPANLVSTIEIYKGAVPIHLSSDALGGAINIITDTRPITYLDASYSFGSFNTHTGALNGQWHDKKSGLTLRVKSFYNHSDNDYPIDVQILNTETGKLDDEYTEVKRFHDAYDSKMAWIEVGIMNKSYADELMVGAVVSDNYKELQQNPYATGTSAYPVGEATAQSDIKIINLSYRKKNLLVENLNTRAYAVYLDSNEEYLDISANQYDWFGDYKPDVHPTTGELGRKTHFYLNRKNFLANANAEYAITAQHNLSINYSINRLELQGHDDYQPQNNTQFSNPNLTNKQVIGLGYTNNALSDRLKTTVFGKSYHYLLQSNVAEYDGEDTELFETKEQKIGYGLASTFFLKTNIQLKVSYEKAYRFPESYEMYGDGLNVIPNPELIPESSNNFNVGMRFNSISERSNQYMIEVNGFVRDSRDYIRFEPRLNRSTYVNDKSVLAKGIDLAARYAIASQFTIGLGGTYLDLRNNDKSSSLYGDRLPNEPFLFGNLILSYQKANLFMKSDQLSITNTNRYVHDFYLKWPSLAAQGKSTIQSRFTNDLQLTYSLQEGRYNLSFLVSNIMDAKVYDNFNQQNPGRAFNLKLRYFISKN
- a CDS encoding DUF4374 domain-containing protein, whose translation is MKKQFIHIAVGILTAAFTLTSCQEDEGGSTQSQFLVGIEAESDTDVIVGADDFSTGIISPLGQGVEQPAWMSFYQIGNTFVATGYSSDNMVTGYRMVDGVLTDVGSLITELNIYGMVEIDENTALGVGITRAGYEDRIFYTIDLTSMSISKRTYTKIDERQEEGLVAWPTGMVVQGDKLYVAYYLMGAGEKEGVPAFATPNSNQARVAVYSYPEMEFEKIMTDDRTSDIGLYAGLNSIMETENGDIYSFSTSGLASYFNPVPTNPSGFLRIKEGETEFDDSYFFNFEEASGGFKITQAFYAGKDKMIVRMIKEDVTNPDYFGASFGPYPEPETAICYMAIADLETKTVTQLDIPAHGGGWGMANLVHDGKAYVNISTSVDAYIYEIDPSAATALKGAQIDGNYAKAFAAIK
- a CDS encoding DUF4198 domain-containing protein; translation: MRKIITSIAILLAVTSSSMAHYMWVETSSAGSINQAQDIRVYFGEYTYGLEEKVGDEAFTKVQDFSLWVVSPSGKKTTLKTKEQETYYLASFVPKENGTYTVILDNNNIGVIDYTQYDFGIFKTHYHSVAQIQVGETSGETIAQNEEGITVKRLAADGKEVKLQVLYKNAPLAKNELQVFVADQWSKTLHTDENGMVSFDRPWETKYIIETTKKEEVPGQYKGKDYQFIWHCATVCILP